The Rhinoraja longicauda isolate Sanriku21f chromosome 17, sRhiLon1.1, whole genome shotgun sequence genome includes a region encoding these proteins:
- the LOC144601646 gene encoding fascin-like: protein MPFKVLPFGLINSAQKYLTGEVFNYKVNATGSSLNRNQIWTIEFTREDSPFVHIKSSFNRYIAADKDGKVTCDQEVPTPNCVLIMMLHPDGRISFQSEPSKRYLGGNQDNITCFAQAISDSEKWVPHLVIHPSVNMFNPSSDSYLRLNEKNEQVCCDKCLPWGSDCVMTLYFDIKEKKYAIRTGNGSFIAFNGKTEPEISHKTLYHLQIKNGMICLKDVHGKFLSVKDCNVKAIRTLNPGADELFIFDPSPGQFSIMSLANKKYVSCKAGPDVYSNVVDAKDAETFQIMVHSTKDKVCFQHISSYYLAVGDNGFIEICTELEFNCWFQIVYNGEKAALRTINGRFVTVNNAGQLLVGPSSIGKEEEFIFKLANRSQLILHSDFGFVGILPEKQILVCNRPIFEASQITITDNGFYQFKIVSLDKYWEVDEDGWINATGETPVNFTIELITSDQIILKGPNGKYIVAKPGGSFKAVGEDAISATLFRY from the coding sequence ATGCCATTTAAAGTACTTCCTTTTGGCCTAATTAATTCAGCCCAAAAATACTTGACTGGAGAGGTCTTCAACTACAAAGTGAATGCAACAGGTTCCTCACTGAACAGAAATCAAATATGGACCATCGAGTTCACCAGGGAGGACTCCCCCTTCGTTCATATCAAAAGTTCCTTTAATAGGTACATTGCTGCAGACAAGGATGGCAAGGTCACCTGTGATCAGGAGGTTCCCACTCCAAATTGTGTCCTCATCATGATGCTTCACCCAGATGGAAGAATTTCCTTTCAGTCAGAGCCTTCCAAACGGTATTTAGGAGGAAACCAGGACAACATCACCTGCTTTGCCCAGGCAATCTCGGACAGCGAGAAGTGGGTGCCTCACCTAGTCATTCATCCTAGTGTCAACATGTTCAACCCCAGCAGCGATAGTTATCTCCGGCTGAATGAAAAAAACGAACAAGTGTGTTGTGATAAGTGCTTACCCTGGGGCTCTGATTGTGTAATGACGCTTTACTTTGACATCAAAGAGAAAAAATATGCCATTAGGACAggaaatggaagtttcattgcatTTAATGGGAAGACTGAGCCTGAAATATCACACAAGACATTATATCATCTGCAGATAAAGAATGGGATGATCTGTCTGAAAGACGTGCATGGAAAGTTCCTTTCTGTGAAGGACTGCAATGTTAAAGCAATCAGAACTTTGAATCCAGGTGCAGATGAACTTTTCATCTTTGATCCTTCTCCTGGGCAGTTCAGTATCATGTCCTTGGCCAATAAGAAGTATGTGTCCTGCAAAGCTGGTCCAGATGTCTACTCTAATGTCGTTGATGCAAAGGATGCCGAAACCTTCCAAATTATGGTGCACTCGACAAAAGACAAAGTGTGCTTCCAACACATTTCCAGCTATTACCTTGCAGTTGGTGACAATGGCTTCATTGAAATCTGTACCGAGCTGGAATTTAACTGCTGGTTTCAAATAGTGTACAACGGGGAAAAGGCAGCTCTGAGAACAATAAATGGGAGGTTTGTGACCGTCAACAACGCAGGTCAGCTCTTGGTGGGGCCAAGTTCAATTGGAAAAGAGGAGGAATTTATCTTCAAACTTGCCAACCGATCACAGCTGATACTTCATAGCGATTTTGGTTTTGTTGGCATTTTGCCTGAGAAGCAGATTTTGGTGTGCAACAGGCCAATTTTTGAGGCAAGCCAAATAACTATAACTGACAATGGATTTTATCAGTTCAAAATAGTATCTCTGGACAAATACTGGGAAGTAGATGAAGATGGCTGGATCAATGCCACAGGAGAAACTCCTGTCAACTTCACTATTGAATTGATCACTTCAGATCAAATAATCCTAAAAGGACCCAATGGAAAATACATTGTAGCAAAACCTGGTGGTAGCTTCAAAGCCGTGGGGGAAGATGCCATATCTGCCACTTTGTTCCGATATTAA